GTGTATGTTGTGACGTTGTGTGGGGATCAATAAAGTTGAATTTGATTCAAGGTGCTGCTGACGGAACCGCCCATGAACCCCACTAAGAACCGGGAGAAGATTGCCGAGGTCATGTTCGAGACCTACCAGTTCCATGGCATCTATGTGGCCATCCAGGCTGTGCTCACACTCTATGCCCAGGGTAAGGGGAGATTATACCCAAAGACATGGCTCTCCCTGTTATATATACTGTAAATAAGAACATACTATAGTGTCATGCCTAGACTTTAGCTCAACAGGATAACACGTTCTTGTGGGGGGCGCGGGTTCGAACCCAGTCGGTCACCATCATACCGTCTGTTACGTGACACTGtgtgtcctgccctgtcctgtctccAGGGTTGCTAACGGGTGTGGTTGTGGATTCGGGTGACGGTGTGACCCACATCTGTCCCGTGTACGAGGgcttctctctcccccatctcacgCGCAGGCTGGACATCGCAGGGCGTGACATCACACGCTACCTCATCAAGGTGTGTACGAGGGAGGCGTCCCTAGTGGCACCCTGTTCCCCACGCAGTACACTACTTAGGCTACCACCTGGGACGCATCCAAATGAACTTTAGCGGATATATGGCGACGTTAATTCTCTCCCTCGTGTCAATCATCATGCAAAACCTTTGCAAATATATAGCCTATAGGACTACACATTCATCATGAACTATTTTGTCATTTAAATTGCTTTCTGGGGATGAATATAAAAGACtcctttgtttttttcccctaccTCTGACCCATCTCTCAGCTGCTGTTGCTGCGCGGCTACGTCTTCAACCAGTCGGCGGACTTTGAGACGGTCCGCATGATGAAGGAGGAACTATGCTACGTGGGATACAACATAGAACAGGAGCAGAGACTGGCCACAGAGACCACCGTGCTGGTGGAGTCATACATGGTACTGTAGCTAACCCTATCCACACATGTCAATTAGAGCGAATGCTTATGAATGTGAACAATGCTCTTTTAGCTTGGGTAGCAATCTGTTTCGCTGTTAACAAATGGACTGTGGCAAGGCAACGACGTAGCAAAGTTGCAGAACTCAGAAACAATCTGACACCCAGGATAACCTCGTATAAATCTCTCTACCCCACGCCCATAGGTACTGTAAATCAGTGACGTAAAATACTTCCGAAAATAAGAGGTATGAATTTGTAATTAttcactaactctctctctctctctgttctagcTCCCTGATGGTCGTCAGGTGATGGTGGGAGGGGAGCGGTTCGGGGCCCCTGAGGCCCTCTTCCAGCCCCACCTCATCAACGTAGAGGGAGCCGGTGTGGCAGAGCTGCTGTTCAACACCATCCAGGCTGCTGACATAGATCTCAGGTCAGCGATACGCCACCCTGCTGCTGGTCTCCATATGGTTTTAATGGCTGGACATAACGCCGCTCGCTAGCTTTGTctcatactgtatgtgttgtagcGAACCTTTCTATTGTGTGTTTTAATGTCGCACAAGTATGGGAGGAGGCTAGGCTTTAGCGTCAGGTCAGCTATACGGTACAATACACTGTTGGCCCATGCTAAAGTTAGAGATCTGCACAATAGTCGTTACATAGTTGTAATACATATATGTTTACACACTATATATTATCGTTACATACATGCGATCGTGTAGGTTATTGTAGTTGTTTGGTAGCTGTATTAAATGTATAAGCCATAATATTATACATCTATAGCTAGATGACCTCAATCTCCCTCACCCACCCGTTAAATTAATAACAACTGTTCGCACGCGTTATGGTTTATGTCTGATTCCTTGTTGTGTGTGCCTCTCCCTCCGGAAGGTCTGACTTCTACAAGCACATTGTGCTGTCTGGAGGCACCACCATGTACCCCGGCCTTCCCtccagactggagagagagatcaAACAGCTCTACCTGGAGAGGGTGCTGCAGGGGGACACTGAGAAGCTCTCTGtaagcacacacatatacatgcacGGACgcttgcacacacgcacacacacacgcacacacacacacacgcgcacacacacacacacacacacacacacacacacacacacacacacacacacacacacacacacacacacactacaataaGTAAACCTGTGCAAATATTGTGTTCATTTTAGTTTACCATATGTTTTTCGACCCACTCCCTTTCCCCTGTTCCTTTCCTCCCTCTGTGCAGAAGTTTAAGATCCGCATTGAGGACCCTCCACGGCGTAAACACATGGTGTTCATGGGTGGAGCGGTGCTGGCCAACATCATGAAGGACAAGGAGTCCTTCTGGCTGAGCCGGGCTGAGTACCTGGAGAAAGGCCTAAGGGTTCTGGACAAACTGGGAGGAGGCGTGAGATAAAGGTGAAATAGGGGTTAGGTAGGGTCTCACACACAGGGTCTGGGGGTTCCGGACAAACTGGGGCACGGCAATAGATAGAAGTCCTCGGTCGTATTGACTTGGCACAAACGGAAGAAAACGGTGTGCTCTAATGAACACGACACTGGATAAAATGGGGGCCGGGGTCAGCTAGACTTAATACAAAACAAAGAGTATATGATACTGTGTTAAAAACTGTGATTCTGTAATAGAGAAATGATCATGCTTTCCTGTATGCATAGGAGCCATCCATTAGCTCTGATTAGAAATCTCTGTTATAAGTCTGTTATAAGAAGCATGACATAGAATAGCATTTTCCTCTTCGTAACGATCAACTTTCCAAGATGTTTTCATTGTCAAATTGCCATATCGTATTGCATACAACACAACAATTACACAGTAAAATTACACAATAGAATTGTACAATTGTAATGTTTCacatttttaccattttaattctCACTGTGTCAAATTGAACCCTTTTGATGCAGTTCGTCATGTTGTTTCAAATGCATATGAAAAGAAATACAACAGACTTGAATCTAAATGCCAAATTGAATAAAGTTCATGTTATGGTCTTTGACGACTGAATTGCCCTTCCGTATTGGACTATATCTTTGTGTCTTTAAAGACTGTTAGTTGTCACATATTCTCTGTCACCAATCATACAGTTGGAAAAATAGCCATATTTGTTTATTCTGACAGTGTAGAGAATATGACTAGTCAAAGGTTTTGTGACCGTTGTGGTTTGAGGTTGCCAGAATCTGTCTGATATATAAGAATAGTAATTAGCTGTCTCCCAGTTCTGACTTGTGACATTCCCTCTGCATTATAACGCCATCGTGATATTACTGTACATACTTTAGGCAGCAAACACTGATAAACAAAGAATACATCATGTAACAGCACTATGAACAGATATTGCAATTTTATTGCGATTTTGTAATTCTGGACAAAATACAGCAATGTGTTATACATGAAAATAATTAGTGAATGCCATAATGTTGCATTTTTCAACACAATCAACACATGCATCACATACTAAACCTGCAGGTTATTTACATAAAATTAAAACAGCATGCAATAGTCTTCAGAGAATGTGTCATTGTTCGTCTTTAAATGAACCGTCGTCCAATGAAAACTTTCATTAAGTAAAATATTTCACTCTCATAAACAAACTTGTGATTCATATTAAATATAACTATTCCACATTTAACAATTATTGTaataatacatttcataatttgaAATTTGAAAATAATAACATTGAGTTGAACAGTCAGTTGACAAAGATGATCTGCAGCAAGAGGAGTCACCATGGTGACTTAGGTGACTTTACATTCAACCAATCACCATGAGGTATAACATGGTCCCATTTTTATTGGCCGTTGTCACAGATTGTCTTTTCTCTGAGAAGCTCCTTTTTTTCATGGAATGTTATAGCAGTTCTATAGAAACAGTAATTGGAAGTAAAACAGAAAAAAAGGTATTCTGACAAATATGTCCCTTTCTTATCGTAAAGTGAAATTCAGTTGGCAAAACAAGGAAATATTGTGCCATTTAACAAAAGTCCTCATACATGTTGTCTATTTGTAAAGTTTACAATATTTCCCCCCAGCCTGTCAACTGTCGATAATATGTGACGAGAGATGGCAGCGTCAACATCAACAGTACCTCAGACCCAGAATCACAAAATGGCTTCATGGCGTTTGCTTGTATTGGCTCTTATTTACTCCTATATCCGTAACACTGTAAATAAGTCAAAAGAACCACGTCCACCTTACGTTAAAGTAAAGATTATCCTTTAAGCTCCACACATTCCTATGTGTATGACTTTACTTTGGTATTGAGGTTTGGTCTTGTAAAAAATATTTATGTTGCTTGTACAGTAACAATACTTCCAAAGGACATACTGGTAGCTAGTGGTTTAGCCCCCCCACCCCAACCCTCAATAACAGGGTTCCGAACATAGATATAGaattcattctaattctatggttccAACCAGGGCGCAGCAGACTGATGCACAGAAGTGATGTGAATAATAGACTACCAACCTCCCCTTTATCTAAGGCTGTATCAAGTGACACCCTATtctccatatagtgcactacatttggcaccatattccccatatagtgcactactttcaaaaaAACATGTAGTGCAGTGTGCTACCTTTAAACCTCcactatggaatagggtgccatttgagacttgCCCCTTAGTCTTTAGTGTGGGCTGTAGTTATGACAACACGTCCAAGACACAACACAGCTTTtttaatcaatcaaccaatcgaAAAACGCTGAGATCCGAGAAgtacccttccctctcttcctcttcctctcgcCTTCCCTCAATCACTCCTCACACACAGACTCCCCCAGGTCCACAGCTCCCCCTCTGGTCAGCCGCCGCATCTTGCTGAAGTCGTGGTCCGTgcggaggtaggagagagaggggcctcCCTCGCTGTGGCTGGCCAGGTCCTTAGGCTGTGCCTGGGTGGGAAGGGTCCTCATCTCCCCCCCGGACctccagtagagggtgtagtccTGGGGCTCGGAGACGGCGAAGGTGGAGGCACAGAGCTGGGCCAGGGCCTCGCTGCTCTCGCCGGCTCTCCACTGCAGCGTCCGCACAGCACTGCGCTCGCCGTCCTGGAACAGTACCCGAACGCACctctgcgcgcacacacacacacacacacacacacacacacacacacacacacacacacacacacacagataaacacacaggcagaaacacacacacacatagaagcatacacacacatacatacgatcaccccccccacacacacacaaaaacacgcacacacacaaaataataaGATTATACATTTTGTAACTTAACTCACATAAGCAGCCTTTATAACACAGCCCTCCGAGACCACACAAAGCTCAGAGAG
The DNA window shown above is from Salmo trutta chromosome 8, fSalTru1.1, whole genome shotgun sequence and carries:
- the LOC115198449 gene encoding actin-related protein 2; protein product: MDSEGRKVVVCDNGTGFVKCGFAGSNFPEHIFPALVGRPVIRSNTKVGNIEIKDLMVGDEASECRSMLEVSYPMDNGIVRSWEDMLHLWDYTFGPGRLNISPPDCKVLLTEPPMNPTKNREKIAEVMFETYQFHGIYVAIQAVLTLYAQGLLTGVVVDSGDGVTHICPVYEGFSLPHLTRRLDIAGRDITRYLIKLLLLRGYVFNQSADFETVRMMKEELCYVGYNIEQEQRLATETTVLVESYMLPDGRQVMVGGERFGAPEALFQPHLINVEGAGVAELLFNTIQAADIDLRSDFYKHIVLSGGTTMYPGLPSRLEREIKQLYLERVLQGDTEKLSKFKIRIEDPPRRKHMVFMGGAVLANIMKDKESFWLSRAEYLEKGLRVLDKLGGGVR